Proteins encoded by one window of Elaeis guineensis isolate ETL-2024a chromosome 12, EG11, whole genome shotgun sequence:
- the LOC105054760 gene encoding transcription factor MYBS3, with protein MMRRCSLCGNNGHNSRTCPNRGVRLFGVRIADGSFRKSASMGNIAHYAGSGSGSGSGSPADSPPADQGAANGYASEDLPRGSRERKKGVPWTEEEHRMFLVGLQKLGKGDWRGISRNFVVTRTPTQVASHAQKYFIRQTNAGRRKRKCSLFDIGPDEIADGQFYPVESKEPETRSNNPPPAPPAQGGDCKPMDSDSNIGERAVLKPESLPCSYPVFFPPYFSPFFPIPFPSWSGYSAVNTSEMSHEIVKPTALHSKAPINVNELVGMSRLNLGESNGETGPSSSSLKLLGGSDRQSAFHAKAPTSGLMVDSSTSPVRAV; from the exons ATGATGAGGAGGTGCTCGCTCTGCGGCAACAACGGGCACAACTCGCGGACGTGCCCCAACCGCGGGGTTAGGCTCTTTGGGGTCCGCATCGCCGATGGCTCCTTCCGCAAGAGCGCCAGCATGGGGAACATCGCCCACTACGCCGGATCCGGCTCCGGCTCCGGCTCCGGATCCCCGGCCGACAGCCCCCCCGCCGACCAGGGGGCCGCCAACGGCTACGCCTCAGAGGATCTACCCCGGGGCAGCCGCGAGCGCAAGAAAG GAGTTCCATGGACTGAAGAAGAGCACAGAATGTTTTTAGTTGGACTGCAGAAGCTTGGCAAAGGTGATTGGCGAGGGATCTCTCGTAACTTTGTAGTAACAAGAACACCTACTCAAGTTGCTAGCCATGCTCAAAAGTATTTTATCCGTCAAACCAATGCCggtagaagaaagagaaaatgcAGCCTTTTTGATATCGGACCTGATGAa ATTGCCGACGGTCAGTTTTATCCCGTAGAATCCAAAGAGCCAGAAACACGAAGCAACAATCCACCGCCAGCACCTCCAGCTCAGGGTGGGGATTGCAAGCCAATGGATTCTGATTCAAATATTGGAGAGAGAGCTGTTCTGAAGCCAGAAAGTTTGCCATGCAGCTATCCAGTGTTCTTTCCTCCCTATTTCTCGCCATTCTTTCCAATTCCTTTTCCATCTTGGTCAGGTTACAGTGCAGTAAATACCTCAGAAATGTCACATGAAATTGTTAAACCAACAGCATTGCATTCGAAGGCTCCCATCAATGTCAATGAGCTTGTAGGCATGTCAAGACTGAACTTAGGAGAATCTAATGGTGAAACAGGGCCGTCATCATCATCGTTAAAGCTTCTCGGTGGGTCAGATAGACAATCTGCTTTCCATGCTAAAGCTCCAACAAGTGGTTTGATGGTGGATTCAAGTACCAGCCCAGTCCGTGCAGTCTAG
- the LOC105054761 gene encoding hexose carrier protein HEX6-like isoform X1 encodes MALTFSTKSKAYHYGGRVTTLVILSCMVAATGGLLFGYDLGISGGVTSMDSFLEKFFPEVHAKMKEDSHTSTYCKFDSQLLTAFTSSLYIAGAFASLFASSITHRFGRKISILLGGALFLAGAVIGGLAINIYMLIIGRVLLGIGIGFTNQSIPLYLSELAPPHYRGLLNNAFEVFVALGVLCANLINYETQKMHSDWSWRTSLFIALAPATFLTLGTLFLPETPNSLLQRNKTIQEATEILKKMRGTTDVQDELNDMIAAANIAKSLHHPFHTIMQRKYRPQLIMAITIPFFKQATGINVITFYAPVIFRIIGLGESSSLMSTVIIGVSVTCATIASTIMVDKFGRRALLIIGGVQMLVAQLMVGALMLTQLGDYGGMSRGYAYMVLVLTCTFVAGFGLSWGPLGWLVPSEIFPLEIRSVGQSFVVTVGLLFAFVLAQSLLTMLCHLKFGVFFFFGGWVLVMTIFVYLLLPETKNQPIEQMDIVWREHWFWKKVVSEVNL; translated from the exons ATGGCGTTAACGTTCAGTACTAAGAGCAAAGCATACCACTACGGTGGCAGAGTCACAACCCTCGTGATCCTCTCTTGCATGGTTGCGGCAACAGGAGGACTTCTTTTTGGTTACGACCTTGGGATCTCAG GTGGGGTGACTTCGATGGATTCTTTTCTGGAGAAGTTTTTTCCAGAGGTGCATGCTAAAATGAAAGAGGATTCACACACAAGCACTTACTGCAAATTCGACAGCCAGCTTCTAACAGCATTCACATCATCCTTATATATAGCGGGCGCATTTGCATCATTATTTGCTTCATCGATCACACATCGATTTGGCCGCAAGATATCCATACTCCTCGGCGGGGCCTTATTCTTGGCTGGAGCTGTCATCGGAGGCCTCGCAATTAACATTTACATGCTCATCATTGGTCGGGTTCTACTTGGAATCGGCATCGGTTTCACCAATCAG TCCATTCCATTATACCTCTCAGAATTGGCTCCACCACACTACCGTGGATTACTCAACAATGCATTTGAGGTCTTTGTTGCGTTGGGAGTCCTCTGTGCCAATCTCATCAACTATGAAACTCAAAAGATGCATTCAGACTGGAGTTGGCGAACTTCTCTATTCATAGCTTTGGCTCCAGCAACTTTTTTAACTCTAGGCACTCTCTTCCTCCCGGAGACCCCCAATAGCCTCCTCCAACGAAACAAGACCATCCAAGAGGCAACAGAGATACTCAAGAAAATGCGAGGCACCACCGACGTGCAAGACGAGCTCAATGATATGATTGCAGCAGCCAACATTGCAAAGTCCCTCCACCATCCATTTCATACTATCATGCAACGTAAGTATCGACCGCAGCTCATAATGGCAATCACAATCCCCTTCTTTAAACAAGCGACAGGAATTAACGTGATAACTTTCTATGCCCCGGTGATCTTTCGGATTATTGGTCTTGGAGAGAGCTCTTCTCTCATGTCGACAGTGATCATCGGAGTGAGTGTTACATGTGCTACCATTGCATCGACGATCATGGTTGATAAATTCGGTCGGCGTGCATTGCTTATTATTGGAGGAGTTCAAATGCTTGTTGCACAATTAATGGTGGGTGCATTGATGTTGACACAGCTTGGAGATTATGGTGGAATGAGCagaggttatgcatacatggtcTTGGTTTTGACATGTACATTTGTTGCTGGTTTTGGATTGTCTTGGGGACCATTAGGATGGCTAGTACCAAGCGAGATATTTCCTTTGGAGATTAGATCGGTAGGGCAGAGCTTTGTGGTAACAGTGGGCTTACTATTTGCCTTCGTTCTAGCACAATCTTTACTCACAATGCTCTGCCATCTTAAGTTtggggttttttttttctttggagggTGGGTTCTGGTGATGACCATATTTGTTTATCTACTATTGCCAGAGACAAAGAATCAACCAATCGAGCAAATGGATATAGTGTGGAGGGAGCATTGGTTTTGGAAGAAGGTGGTGTCAGAAGTTAATCTGTAA
- the LOC105054761 gene encoding hexose carrier protein HEX6-like isoform X2, whose amino-acid sequence MALTFSTKSKAYHYGGRVTTLVILSCMVAATGGLLFGYDLGISAGAFASLFASSITHRFGRKISILLGGALFLAGAVIGGLAINIYMLIIGRVLLGIGIGFTNQSIPLYLSELAPPHYRGLLNNAFEVFVALGVLCANLINYETQKMHSDWSWRTSLFIALAPATFLTLGTLFLPETPNSLLQRNKTIQEATEILKKMRGTTDVQDELNDMIAAANIAKSLHHPFHTIMQRKYRPQLIMAITIPFFKQATGINVITFYAPVIFRIIGLGESSSLMSTVIIGVSVTCATIASTIMVDKFGRRALLIIGGVQMLVAQLMVGALMLTQLGDYGGMSRGYAYMVLVLTCTFVAGFGLSWGPLGWLVPSEIFPLEIRSVGQSFVVTVGLLFAFVLAQSLLTMLCHLKFGVFFFFGGWVLVMTIFVYLLLPETKNQPIEQMDIVWREHWFWKKVVSEVNL is encoded by the exons ATGGCGTTAACGTTCAGTACTAAGAGCAAAGCATACCACTACGGTGGCAGAGTCACAACCCTCGTGATCCTCTCTTGCATGGTTGCGGCAACAGGAGGACTTCTTTTTGGTTACGACCTTGGGATCTCAG CGGGCGCATTTGCATCATTATTTGCTTCATCGATCACACATCGATTTGGCCGCAAGATATCCATACTCCTCGGCGGGGCCTTATTCTTGGCTGGAGCTGTCATCGGAGGCCTCGCAATTAACATTTACATGCTCATCATTGGTCGGGTTCTACTTGGAATCGGCATCGGTTTCACCAATCAG TCCATTCCATTATACCTCTCAGAATTGGCTCCACCACACTACCGTGGATTACTCAACAATGCATTTGAGGTCTTTGTTGCGTTGGGAGTCCTCTGTGCCAATCTCATCAACTATGAAACTCAAAAGATGCATTCAGACTGGAGTTGGCGAACTTCTCTATTCATAGCTTTGGCTCCAGCAACTTTTTTAACTCTAGGCACTCTCTTCCTCCCGGAGACCCCCAATAGCCTCCTCCAACGAAACAAGACCATCCAAGAGGCAACAGAGATACTCAAGAAAATGCGAGGCACCACCGACGTGCAAGACGAGCTCAATGATATGATTGCAGCAGCCAACATTGCAAAGTCCCTCCACCATCCATTTCATACTATCATGCAACGTAAGTATCGACCGCAGCTCATAATGGCAATCACAATCCCCTTCTTTAAACAAGCGACAGGAATTAACGTGATAACTTTCTATGCCCCGGTGATCTTTCGGATTATTGGTCTTGGAGAGAGCTCTTCTCTCATGTCGACAGTGATCATCGGAGTGAGTGTTACATGTGCTACCATTGCATCGACGATCATGGTTGATAAATTCGGTCGGCGTGCATTGCTTATTATTGGAGGAGTTCAAATGCTTGTTGCACAATTAATGGTGGGTGCATTGATGTTGACACAGCTTGGAGATTATGGTGGAATGAGCagaggttatgcatacatggtcTTGGTTTTGACATGTACATTTGTTGCTGGTTTTGGATTGTCTTGGGGACCATTAGGATGGCTAGTACCAAGCGAGATATTTCCTTTGGAGATTAGATCGGTAGGGCAGAGCTTTGTGGTAACAGTGGGCTTACTATTTGCCTTCGTTCTAGCACAATCTTTACTCACAATGCTCTGCCATCTTAAGTTtggggttttttttttctttggagggTGGGTTCTGGTGATGACCATATTTGTTTATCTACTATTGCCAGAGACAAAGAATCAACCAATCGAGCAAATGGATATAGTGTGGAGGGAGCATTGGTTTTGGAAGAAGGTGGTGTCAGAAGTTAATCTGTAA